The following proteins come from a genomic window of Thiomonas arsenitoxydans:
- a CDS encoding type II toxin-antitoxin system PemK/MazF family toxin: MSPGKFNRVMKTPVIVPITNGGSFARSAGFTVSLSGAGIQTTGVVLCSQPRALDVLSRGGRKIESLPADLMDEVRAKLLAILD; this comes from the coding sequence GTGTCGCCGGGCAAATTCAACCGGGTGATGAAAACGCCGGTCATCGTGCCGATCACCAACGGCGGCAGCTTTGCCCGCTCGGCGGGTTTCACCGTCTCGCTTTCGGGCGCTGGCATCCAAACCACCGGGGTTGTCCTGTGTTCGCAGCCGCGCGCCCTCGATGTGCTGTCTCGCGGTGGCCGCAAGATCGAGAGCCTGCCCGCTGACCTCATGGATGAGGTTCGCGCCAAGCTGCTCGCCATCCTCGACTAA